The sequence GTACAGCATGTAGGCGTACCCGCGCTCCCGGCCCCGGCCCACCCGGCCGCGCAGCTGGTGCAGCTGGGAGAGGCCGAAGGTGTCGCCGCGCTCGACGATCAGGGTGTTGGCGTTGGAGATGTCGATACCGGACTCGACGATCGTGGTCGACACCAGGACGTCGAACTCCTTCTCCCAGAAGTCGACGACCACCTTCTCCAGCTGGGTCTCGCCCATCTGCCCGTGCGCGGTGGCGATCCGTGCCTCCGGCACCAGGTCCTTCAGCCGGGCGGCCGCCTTGTCGATCGACTCGACCCGGTTGTGGATGTAGAACACCTGTCCCTCGCGCAGGAGTTCACGCCGGATCGCGGCCGAGATCTGCTTCTCGTCGTACGGTCCGACGAAGGTCAGCACCGGGTGCCGCTCCTCCGGCGGGGTGGTGATGGTGGACATCTCGCGGATCCCGGTGACCGCCATCTCCAGGGTGCGCGGGATCGGGGTCGCGGACATGGTGAGCACGTCGACGTTGGCCCGCAGCTTCTTCAGCTGCTCCTTGTGCTCGACGCCGAAGCGCTGCTCCTCGTCGACGATGACCAGGCCGAGGTCCTTGAACCGGGTCTCCGAGGAGAACAGCCGGTGGGTGCCGATGACGACGTCCACCGAGCCCTCGAACAGGCCCTCCAGCACGGCCTTGGCCTCGCTGTCGCTCTGGAACCTGGACAGCGCCTTCACGTTCACCGGGAAGTTGGCGTACCGCTCGGCGAAGGTCGAGAAGTGCTGCTGCACCAGCAGCGTGGTGGGCACCAGCACCGCGACCTGCTTGCCGTCCTGCACCGCCTTGAAGGCCGCCCGGACCGCGATCTCGGTCTTGCCGTAGCCGACGTCGCCGCAGATCAGCCGGTCCATCGGGACGGACTTCTCCATGTCGGCCTTGACCTCGGCGATGGTGGTCAGCTGGTCGGGCGTCTCCGCGTAGGGGAAGGCGTCCTCCAGCTCGCGCTGCCACGGGGTGTCCGGGCCGAAGGTGTGGCCGGGGGCCGCCATCCGGGCCGAGTACAGCTTGATCAGGTCGGCGGCGATCTCCTTGACCGCCTTCTTGGCCCGCTGCTTGGTCTTCGCCCAGTCCGCGCCGCCGAGCCGGTGCAGCGTCGGGGCCTCGCCGCCGACGTACTTGGTGACCTGGTCGAGCTGGTCGGTCGGCACGAACAGCCGGTCGCCGGGGTGGCCCCGCTTGGCCGGGGCGTACTCCAGCACCAGGTACTCGCGGGTGGCGCCCTGCACGGTGCGCTGCACCATCTCCACGTACCGGCCGACACCGTGCGCCTCGTGCACCACGTAGTCGCCGGGCACCAGCGCCAGCGGGTCGATCGCGTTGCGGCGCCGGGACGGCATCCGCCGCATGTCCTTGGTGGAGGACCGCTGGCCGGACAGGTCGGTCTCGGTGATCACGGTCAGCTTGAGCGTCTCGTCGACGAAGCCGTGCTCGATCGAGCCGCAGGAGACGTGCACGACGTCCCGGGTGGGGGCCTCGGACAGGTCGGCGACCAGCCGGGCCGCGATGCCCTCGTTGCCGAGCATCTCGGCGAGCCGGGAGGCCGGTCCGTGGCCCTCGGTCACCATGACCACCCGCCAGTCGGCGGCCAGCCGCTCCTTGGCGTCGGCGATCGCCCGGGCGGTGTCGCCCCGGTACGCCTCGACCGCGTGCATGCCGAGGGTCAGGGTGTTGGTGTCGAACTCCAGCATTCCGCCGACCGAGGCGTCGCTGGTCGCGAACGGGCTGACCGACCACCACGGCAGGCCGATCTCGGCGGCGTGCTCGCGCACCTCGGCGAGCGAGCGCAGCGAGGCGGCCGAGACGTCGATGGTCTCCAGGTCGATGGGCCGGTCGCCCCCGGAGGCGGCGGCCACCCAGGAGGCGTGCAGGAACTCCTGGCTGGTCGCCACCAGGTCGGTGGCACGGGTGCGGACCCGCTCGGGGTCGCAGACCACCGCGACCGAGCCCAGCGGCAGCACGTCGACCAGCAGCTCCATGTCGTCGACCAGGACGGGGGCCAGCGACTCCATCCCCTCGACCGCGATGCCCTCGGCGATCTTGTCCAGGATCTCGGCCAGGCCCGGGTGCTCGGCGGACAGTTCGGCGGCCCGCGCCCGCACCTCGTCGGTCAGCAGCAGCTCGCGACAGGGCGGCGCCCACAGACCGTGCTCGGCGATCTCCAGCGAGCGCTGGTCGGCCACCTTGAAGAACCGGATCTCCTCGACGTCGTCGCCCCAGAACTCCACCCGCAGCGGGTGCTCCTCGGTCGGCGGGAAGACGTCCAGGATGCCGCCGCGCACCGCGAACTCGCCGCGCTTCTCGACGAGTTCGACCCGGGAGTAGGCGGCTGCGGCGAGCCGCCGGGCGACCTGCTCCAGATCGTGCGACTCGCCCCGCTGGACGGCCACCGGCTCCAGCTCGGCCAGCCCCTTCACCTGCGGCTGCAGCACCGAGCGGACCGGTGCGACGATCACCTGCACCGGCCCGGACGCCCGGTCGTCGACGCGCGGGTGGACGATCCTGCGCAGCACCGCGAGCCGGCGGCCGACGGTGTCCGAGCGCGGGGAGAGCCGCTCGTGCGGCAGCGTCTCCCAGGCCGGGAACTCGGCGACCGCGTCCGGCGGCAGCAGCGAGCGGAGCGAGGCGGCGAGGTCCTCGGCCTCCCGGCCGGTGGCGGTGACGGCCAGCACCGGACGGCCCCGTTCCCCGGCCGCCTGCCCGGCGAGCGCGCGGGCCAGCGCGGCGATGGCGAACGGCCTGGCGGCGGGCGGTCCGACCAGGTCGAGATGGCGGCGGCCCCCGGCCGCCGCACCGGTGGCGGTCGCGGCCTCGATCGCCTCGGCGAGGGCCGCGTCCCGCGCGACGACATCGAGCAGTCCGGTCAGGCTCATCTGGAGTCTCTTCTTCGTCCCGAGGAAGGTGCTGCCCGGGGGCCCTCGGCCCGTCGGGGCAACGCGAACGGCCCGGCACGCCGTGCGGCCGGGGGTCTCCAGCCTACGCCGCGAGGCTGACGCGCACGCGGCACACGGCCGGGGGCGGGGCGGCGCGCGACCGGCGCACGACCCGCACGCCGTCCGCCGGCGATGCGGTGCGGACGAACCACCCCCCGCACGCTGCCGGTCCCGGTGTTCCGCCGGGCCGTTTCCCCATCGTCGCGTTCTGCCACGAACTGGACATACTCCTGTCACTGCCCGTCCATGGAGATCGCGCACCATGGTGAATGTGCCCGCCGCACCCAACCGTGGGGGATGGCTGCGAGGGGCACGGTCGCACACCCGATGGGGGTCGGGAGTGCGAGGCCGGGCGGCCCTGGGTGGGGGCGCCCGCCCACACGCCGGGAACCGTGGCGTCCTTTCCTGGAGGACGCCACGGGTCTCGGCCTCATTCTTTTCCCCGCCCGCCCTCCCCGTCCACACCTCCGGGGTCACGATCGCGTGCCGTCCCGGGGGCTTCTCCCCCGACGGGGACGGCTGCCGGCCCCGATCGCGGTCCCGCGTCCCTTTCCGGCCCTTTTCGGCGCAATCCCGGGAAAGCCCCCGCCGTCCGGCCCCGCTCCCTACCCTGTGGTGAAGACCGTGTGGAGACGCCCGGAGGGGCCAGGGGCGTCGCGATGGAGGGGGTTCTTCGTCATGCGCGTTGTCATCGCAGGCCAGGGCTACGTGGGGCTGCCGCTCGCGGTCCGCGCGGCCGAGGTGGGGCACCGGGTGGTCGGCTACGACGTGGACGAGCGCCGGATCAAACGGCTGGCCGTCGGCGAGTCCTACGTCGAGGACATCCCGGCCGAGCGGCTGCGGCCGCTGCTGGAGAACGGGAGCTATCTGCCGTCCGCCGAGCCGTCCGACGTCGCGGAGTTCGACGTCGCGGTGATCACCGTGCCGACGCCGCTGCGCGACGGGGTGCCCGACCTGTCGTACATCGAGGCCTCGGCGGCCCTGCTCGCCCAGCACCTGCGGCCGGGGGCGACCGTGGTCCTGGAGTCCACCACCTACCCCGGCACCACCGAGGAACTGCTCGCGCCGCTGCTGGAGCAGGGATCCGGGCTGACCGCCGGGCGGGACTTCCACCTCGGCTACAGCCCGGAGCGGATCGACCCGGGCAACCCGACCTGGCGGCTGGAGAACACCCCGAAGGTGGTCTCCGGGATCGACCCGGACTCCCTGACGGCGGTCGAGGGCTTCTACGGCGGGCTGATCGACCGGACCGTCCCGGTCTCCAGCTGCAAGGAGGCCGAGCTGACCAAGCTGCTGGAGAACACCTTCCGCCATGTGAACATCGCCCTGGTCAACGAGCTGGCGATGTTCGCCCACGATCTCGGGATCGACGTCTGGGAGGCCATCGACGCCGCCTCCACCAAGCCGTTCGGCTATCTGCGCTTCACCCCCGGCCCGGGGGTGGGCGGGCACTGCCTGCCGATCGACCCGTCCTACCTGTCCTGGCGGGTGGAGCGGGCGCTCGGCCAGTCGTTCCGCTTCGTCGAGCTGGCCAACGACGTCAACAGCCACATGCCCGACTACGTGGTCCGCAGGCTCGCCGAGGCGCTGAACGAGCGGCAGCGCTCGGTCAAGGGCTCACGGGTGCTGCTGCTGGGGCTGGCGTACAAGAAGAACACCGGCGACGCCCGGGAGACGCCGGCCGCCCGGGTCGCCGAGCTGCTGGTCAGGATGGGCGCCGAGGTCCGCGCCGCCGATCCCCACGTGGTGGTCGGGGTGCACGTGCCGGAACCGGTGATCCCGGGCCAGCGGGCGGCCGAGCACGACCCGCACGGCGACCCCTTCGCGGCCGTGCACCGGGTGGAGGCGAGCCCGCAGGAGCTGGCGGCGGCGGACGCGGTCGTGCTGCTGGCCGACCACGACGACTTCGACTACGGGGCGATCACCGCCCACGCCCGGTACGTGCTGGACTGCCGGCGGCGGCTGGCCGGCGGCGCCGCGGTCGAGGTGCTCTGAGCCGCCCGCCGACCCTGCCGTCCTGCCGGTCCCTGCCGACCCGCCAGCCCTGCTGTCCCGCCGCCCCCGCCGACCTGCCGTCCGTCCGGCCCGCGCCGCGGACGCTCCACGGGCGCTCCACGGACGCTCCACGGACGCGCCGGGCCCCGAACGCGTCCCGCGTTCGGGGCCCGGTACGTACGGGGCTGCCGGCCGGCGGTCAGCGCCGGCGGCGGTAGGCGACCGTGTTCGGCGTGCCGTACTCGGCGCCGTCGTCGACGATCACGATCTTCGGGATGATCCTGGTCTCCTCCTCGGCCGGGCGCTCGGCGCCCGCCCCCTCGCCGCCGTCCGTCGACGGGAGCACCGCCGGGGGCGTGGCCGGCCTCGGCGGCACCGGGCCGGGGGCGGCGGCCGGGGCGACCCGCCCGGGGGTGACCCGGAGCATGGCGGTGGCCGCCTCGCCCGCGCCGGGAACCGGACCGGCGGGCAGGGCCGGGACGGGCTCCTTGCGGAGCACGGCCCGCGGGTCGGCGGCCGCGGGCACCGGGACGGACACCGCGGCGGGGACGCCGACGGGCAGCGGGATCTCCCCCGTGTCCGCCTCCGAGTCGACCGGGGCCGCGTCCGAGGGGGCCGCGTCGACCGGGGCCGCGTCCGCGGGCGCGGCGTCCGCCGGGGCGTCGTCGGTCCGCTCCCGGTCGGCCCGCTCCTCGGCCGCCAGGGCCTCGGCCACCGGGGCCGGCAGCGGCTCGATCGCGCCCACCGCGGCGCCCGTGAGCGAGGCCAGGGTCGCCTTGATGTGGTCGAGGTGCTGCTGCACCGTCTCCAGCCTGGCCGTGAACTCGCGGTGCTCGCGCTCGGTCGCCGTGTTGATCCGCTCGGCCTCGCGCCGGGCCTGCTCGATCAGCTCGTCCGCCCTGGCCTGGGCCTCGGCGTCGCTCTGCTTGATCCGGCCGAGCACCGACTCCCGGAACTGCTCGGCCTCCTTGACCCGCCGCTCGGCGGTGGAGGAGATCGCCGCGTCCTCGGTGTCGGCCTTGGTCTGCGCCTCGGCGAAGGTCTCGTCGGCCTTGCGGCGCAGCTCGGCCAGCTTGGCCTCGGCCCGCTCGGAGGCCTCCGCGGCCGCGACCCTGACCTGGGCCGCGTGCGCGGTGGCGGCGTCCCGGACGGACCGGACCTCGCGGTCGGTGTCGGCCCGGATCGTCTCGGCCTCGGCCCGGGTGCGCTCGTCGGTGCGGCGCGCGGCCGCGTCGGCCTCGGTCCGGGTGACGGTCGCGTACTCCTTGGCGGCCCGGTCGGCCGCCTGGCCGGCCTCGTAGACCTCGTCACGGAGGTCCTCGGCCGCGCGCTCGGCCTTGTCACGGACGGCGCGGGCCTCGTTCTCGGCCGTCCGGGCCAGCCCGGCGGCCTGCTCGCTGAGCACCTCGTAGTCCGGTTCCGGGGCATCGGCGGCGGCCTGCCGGACCTCGGCCAGCCGGCGTTCCATCTCCCGGATCCCGGACCCGAGCACGCTCAGCCGTTCCCAGGCCTCGTCCCGCTGCGCGGTGTAGGCCGTCAGGGCTCGGTCGACCTGCTCGGGCGCGTAACCGCGCCGGGCAACGGTGAAGCCGTACTGGGGGACGGCGTCGCTCATGGGCTCTTCCCCTCGTGTCGCGGGCTGCGGAGCCCATGATCGGACGGATCGGTCCGCTCGGGAAC comes from Streptomyces sp. TLI_053 and encodes:
- the mfd gene encoding transcription-repair coupling factor, with the translated sequence MSLTGLLDVVARDAALAEAIEAATATGAAAGGRRHLDLVGPPAARPFAIAALARALAGQAAGERGRPVLAVTATGREAEDLAASLRSLLPPDAVAEFPAWETLPHERLSPRSDTVGRRLAVLRRIVHPRVDDRASGPVQVIVAPVRSVLQPQVKGLAELEPVAVQRGESHDLEQVARRLAAAAYSRVELVEKRGEFAVRGGILDVFPPTEEHPLRVEFWGDDVEEIRFFKVADQRSLEIAEHGLWAPPCRELLLTDEVRARAAELSAEHPGLAEILDKIAEGIAVEGMESLAPVLVDDMELLVDVLPLGSVAVVCDPERVRTRATDLVATSQEFLHASWVAAASGGDRPIDLETIDVSAASLRSLAEVREHAAEIGLPWWSVSPFATSDASVGGMLEFDTNTLTLGMHAVEAYRGDTARAIADAKERLAADWRVVMVTEGHGPASRLAEMLGNEGIAARLVADLSEAPTRDVVHVSCGSIEHGFVDETLKLTVITETDLSGQRSSTKDMRRMPSRRRNAIDPLALVPGDYVVHEAHGVGRYVEMVQRTVQGATREYLVLEYAPAKRGHPGDRLFVPTDQLDQVTKYVGGEAPTLHRLGGADWAKTKQRAKKAVKEIAADLIKLYSARMAAPGHTFGPDTPWQRELEDAFPYAETPDQLTTIAEVKADMEKSVPMDRLICGDVGYGKTEIAVRAAFKAVQDGKQVAVLVPTTLLVQQHFSTFAERYANFPVNVKALSRFQSDSEAKAVLEGLFEGSVDVVIGTHRLFSSETRFKDLGLVIVDEEQRFGVEHKEQLKKLRANVDVLTMSATPIPRTLEMAVTGIREMSTITTPPEERHPVLTFVGPYDEKQISAAIRRELLREGQVFYIHNRVESIDKAAARLKDLVPEARIATAHGQMGETQLEKVVVDFWEKEFDVLVSTTIVESGIDISNANTLIVERGDTFGLSQLHQLRGRVGRGRERGYAYMLYPPEKPLTETAHERLATIAQHTEMGAGMYVAMKDLEIRGAGNLLGGEQSGHIAGVGFDLYMRMVGEAVAEFRESLAGGVEPEEEPLEVKIELPVDAHVPHDYAPGERLRLQAYRSIAAVNSEEDITQVRDELADRYGKLPEPVENLLLVAALRLYARRCGIADITLQGSNVRFGPVELRESQQLRLNRLYPRSQVKAATNQLLVPRPSTGRIGGKPLVGRELLAWSREFLSAMFDDLAGAKK
- a CDS encoding nucleotide sugar dehydrogenase is translated as MRVVIAGQGYVGLPLAVRAAEVGHRVVGYDVDERRIKRLAVGESYVEDIPAERLRPLLENGSYLPSAEPSDVAEFDVAVITVPTPLRDGVPDLSYIEASAALLAQHLRPGATVVLESTTYPGTTEELLAPLLEQGSGLTAGRDFHLGYSPERIDPGNPTWRLENTPKVVSGIDPDSLTAVEGFYGGLIDRTVPVSSCKEAELTKLLENTFRHVNIALVNELAMFAHDLGIDVWEAIDAASTKPFGYLRFTPGPGVGGHCLPIDPSYLSWRVERALGQSFRFVELANDVNSHMPDYVVRRLAEALNERQRSVKGSRVLLLGLAYKKNTGDARETPAARVAELLVRMGAEVRAADPHVVVGVHVPEPVIPGQRAAEHDPHGDPFAAVHRVEASPQELAAADAVVLLADHDDFDYGAITAHARYVLDCRRRLAGGAAVEVL